In Metopolophium dirhodum isolate CAU chromosome 5, ASM1992520v1, whole genome shotgun sequence, the sequence tggtgagtaggtacctacaattttcGACTAATTCGacccattttaaatgtaaaaccaattttattgttagatgtaatatgtatacattttatatgctGATATTTAAATCGCTAATGAAAAGAAATCATAAAATCTGTAGACAAATCAATCCTAATCTCAATGAATTCCGCAATACAATCTCATTCCAATTTAAAtctcaaattaattataacacgatattatattactatatcaacaattgataaaaatgacTGAATTCAAGGTTTTTGTATAAAAGGTGAACCCAACACGTTCAGATAGTTAAGTTTTAGAACCACGTCatcgaaaataattaatacgacctagtaaattcatttaaatatttttattattttgttttgaacagTTTCCGTTGTTTTCCATATTGTAATGTTTTGCtcaaaaatattcattgttCATTGGTTGGCCttcgtgtaatataatatagacataaatTCTTCgttcgaaatattataataatattaacacaacAATAAAATCGATTTCGAGGAATGACTAATACCAAAAACTtagtttttgattaattaaccaatgaaaataattaatatcaagtaCTGTTAAAATATGATTACCTTCGGAATTGGTTCAAGAAAACTCTTTATTTGGCTACAGCTGTTAACCGGATTTTGGcattgaattgttttttctttcGTCTTAACGGATGTTGACGCCTGTGGTTGAAATAATACAACTTCACCCAGGAGATCGGTAGCTTTTAATCAACTCCAAAatagtatcaataatataatactctacCAATATAGTATTCTAtcctataggtataaataattttaataatatcgtttttcgtttatggaaatatatattatgtgattattgcagctattttatatttttatttgtgtaagaGTTGCAGTTTGATATGCGCATAAGAAAacattgtattaattttgttacaaatataatgaatctataaattggaaaataaaaccAAAGTTTGGTATTAATCCAAgctgatataatattgtctatgttAGTTTGTAAATGGAACTAAATGACGTTTCcaagaaaaatattagaaaatttgtgatataaatatataatatttcgacGAAATTAAAACCTACGAAAAAGGTATTATGTTAGGttacatttataacttttttttttttgagtcaTATGTGTTTTATTCAATCTGTTACAAAAAAGGAACAATAAGAACAATTGATGGAttataggttaaaataaataaaaataaaaaggctCTCACGAGTcgctttaaaaaattaaattaccaaaaCCACTATCAACGATAGAACTGCACggacaatagttttttttattattatagtatatcctTTAAATCTGATGACGGGTCAAttcactgtaataatattgtaaccaaCAAAACTATAAATGGATTCTGCTGAACGTCGATTTGCTATTATAGGCATATGCTATACGTTCGTAAGACGCGGAGACATCAACAATATTACGGGCGTGTTGCGTCTTACCGATATCCAATAAAAAagcatataatacatattataaatttgcaAACACTTCGACGATAAATCCGTGCCAATGACCGATGTTGCCGAGGCTGCGGTGgtcagtaaataaataataaaaaaatcatcgtacaataatattatttaggttatGATTATTGTTGCCTACTCATATAGGTACTCTGCGAATGACTAGGCACCTTTAAAAGTCATTTGCTTTACTCGTTTGATGTGAAGAAGTATAATAGTTGTCAGTCTCGACGTAAGGCGTCGCGTTATATTGGCGAAGTTGATAGACGCCCTAGGCGATAATGTACGAGAATAAATTATgtacacaaataatacaatatacaatgtgCCAAGTCGCAGTTTACAGTCAGGAATCCATTAAGAGGAATGAATTTTCGACGGCTAGTTCATATACAcgcgaaaatataaaatatattaatattattgtttgacccgattaatatacattataataaattgtgttacTGTAATGTATGGTCGACGATAATATTTTCAGCAGTtcctaatatacctataacaacCATTAATCATGCGataataactgataatattttaaacggaAAATCTgcgaacgttttattttttttagttgtagtTGACCTCGACAGCCGCCGAGTAACAACCTGAGCAGCTAACGCATGCACCCATAAATTCTGTCATTCAAATTGTGTATGGACAATCGCACTTGAATCGTGATAAattctaaattgttttttaacgcGGAGTAGTCGAGAATATGTTTCCGTCACCCCTTTTTTACAATACAAGTGTATTAGTACTATATAGTTCATTCGTTTGGATTGAGTTTCTactatctatacatattatgttcatatcaaagaaaaaatatgattaacaaTGGGACGCGTTATAAATGAATGCCAACAATGAATcactaagtaatattatacacgtattattGCAATAAAACCATAGTGTAATCCAATCGATAtttatacagtgaaacctcgataactcgaacGTCTATAAGTCGAATTGTCGATAACTCGAGGAATATCTTCGCCCCTTTGGCGAATTTTTGATAACTCCCATTTATTTTTCACCCCCAACCGATTCAAGTTATCGAGGTTTAACTGTACTTTATCtttgaacaaatttaaacattaaataaaatattgaactgcaaataatattatcataaaattgtgttttctgCATATGACCGAGCTGAACCTACATTGTTTATGTCATACGCCTCCGCAATATGAACCAAAGTAACGGCTGATGGCGTTTTCAATTAATGGTTTTTTgttgaacgaaaaaaaaatgtatacaaacacgttgtataataatattgtacaacgaGTGCtcgttattgtgttattttaaatattattataatattttcgacaCAACTCTGTACCTCTATTGCCTATACATTTCGCCGTCcgacacattttatatttttatgaactaaTAATGGGCGTGGTCAAATACTTGAATTTTAGCttcactaatcagtaatcaataatcattattatcttCACTCTCCTCTGTGTTTTTACGTAATTTATCatgatttaatatcaaaaatatatatattcagaataaattagatttcatatattttctgagtaaaattttaataaatgtatacagtgagcaaaataaaatgtaaacatcgTCCTTCTCTTTTACCCCgtatttgaaaatacatatgaatttaatttaatttttcttcttttgaAATAGGAGTTTCATGAATTAATATTCCATCagcctaaaaaaatataacttaattaatCAGTCAGAACTATTATAAGTCTTCAAAAAATCGACTAAGATATAAAGCCGAGtagataaatgatttattttatttagacataattatttttattttaagccaACTACCACAATTTGAGTGATTTAaccctttattattattaagaaagaGAATATTTACTATCTGAGATGCACATAAATTCCATAAGTAAtacgtgtaaaaaaatatacataatattatgatggataTATGACGGCTTGATTGAAAGGTAGTATATTTgatgtagttttatttttagaatcttAATTCTCTAAAAAAAactcttaaaatttaaaattaattacaaattaatgatcatacaataatgacaaaaaaactaaacttGCAAGCATCGAACGAaagttatgcatattattatcatgcatgGTGTACGAACGCTGCAAGTTGGATCACAGTCGTTTACCTACTGACCGTCTGTACCGACTGTACGatatatatgatatgtataatacgattattatgAGCCCAATACGACCCCATCATAGCATACTATAATAGGCATAGTAAATTATGAAGAAAAACACGTCCAGCCATCAtgattcatcataatatttatataactgtaGTTGAGATCAACTCTTTTAAACCTACCACCTATTTAAATTTCCTTTTACCTGGCAATATTAAAAAGCTACAAAACGTCggctatgtaaataataatatatacatacctgtactgttggacatttttaaaatatattttctaggcACTTATCACTGCGTAACTCTGAAAACTATGCAAAACTATTACTACCACTAAgtatcgcccccccccccccccgtgcaggttaggttaggtattgcagcaataatattatcgtacataCGTCTTCGTCTGTAAACCTGTCTCCCATCGTAACCAATAGCTCACGTAGCAAGTCCACATGACTTTCGTCGTTttcgtcaaaatatttaaaaacgtttttgatCACATCTTCCGGATCCGTACCGCGGAGTCTTTCGCTAAACAACGTCAGGAATATTGGGAAATCAATCGGAACGGAAGCTTCGTTCACAATGCCTTCCAAACGATCGACGTTAGGGTCTTGGCCTggatagaacataatataatatcatgatataatTGTATCACACcgttcacaaaataatataattatatagtattagtaTGTCTTGGAACGTGGACACGGTTGAAATTCGGGAATAATAATGAACGCACCGAGAGAGACCAGCGTGTCGTGTAAATCTGTTTTTATCGAGGAATTCGTCTTTGTTTTGGTCCATCAAGTTGAAAGCTCTCCGGAAATCATGTATCTGTGCTCGGTCGAACATGACAATGACGTTAGACGGTGTTCCCGTTTCTATGTAACCAAACTTTTCACCGACTTTGTTTGCGACATAATTATTACTGcagatttaaaacaataataatataatagcatagTAATAAGGCGGGAGTCACAACTAAAGCACTtttcgtaggtataataataacattctagcatttacattttttttaagatgaaaAAGTCTTACGTTTTTTTAGCTACAACTATGCAAGACAATCGAATCGAACAAAATAGTACACTTTTAGATGgatatttatattgcatttaattaaaattataaatattttataatattatataagtaattttaaacatCCTTAATCGAATTTAAAAAAGGCCACTCACTATTTACGttctaatgtatttttttttcttattataatcgttcttgtttgtttaaaatgtatctgTTACAAGGAAATTATTATGTAACGTATGCTCATACATAATACAAGAcgtcgcaataataataaatatcatcgtacaatataatattaatatcttaatattgtCATACATCCATTATGGCATTGAaccggttttattattataactacaaaatatagtactgatgtatttttatatttaataataatataatacgtcaaaaaattgtaaattggttTAACGATTAAAAGTGTTATTAAAACAATGTTAATACAGGTAACGTCGATGGTGAtagtaaaaaatgcattatattacTATGCTTGCGAAATGcgttggatataataatattgtgctctatccaatgttttttttttttttaagtattattataaatacttacctCACCCAACTGACCTACCTTATGCAATAGAGTTATTAACATAGCTAAGTTTAGAACAACATCGCCCGCGGGTTGCTCGGTTCAATAACGAGTACTAATATCGACACgcggtattaaattatacaaattatttatgcatCTAAACCActtaatgttatacaatattatattatacatacttataaataatgttcaatTAAACACGCGGTAAACTCCGAATGTTGAACGACTGTCGTAAACTCgaccttataattattattgtcatttcaGAGTT encodes:
- the LOC132945696 gene encoding LOW QUALITY PROTEIN: myosin regulatory light polypeptide 9-like (The sequence of the model RefSeq protein was modified relative to this genomic sequence to represent the inferred CDS: deleted 1 base in 1 codon), which gives rise to MQYKYPSKSVLFCSIRLSCIVVAKKTNNYVANKVGEKFGYIETGTPSNVIVMFDRAQIHDFRRAFNLMDQNKDEFLDKNDLHDTLVSLGQDPNVDRLEGIVNEASVPIDFPIFLTLFSERLRGTDPEDVIKNVFKYFDENDESHVDLLRELLVTMGDRFTDEDADGILIHETPISKEEKLN